In Methanosarcina barkeri MS, a single window of DNA contains:
- a CDS encoding right-handed parallel beta-helix repeat-containing protein, whose translation MLKRELGIFFFVSCLILASVPTALCLSPAPTVYVAGDGSGDFNCDGKNDHVQINQALKFVAGNSKYTTVHLKGPFTYVIDDTLLIGSNTILEGDSNAVIKLVNNAGWATMKPMIKQMSSSGNSNIVIRGFEIDGNHDGNPKVSKGKGYYNMIYFTNCNNIKVYNMYMHDGLGDGLRIKYGKNIKFYKNRIYKLGHDGLFAIQCKNIKAWKNRITCRTNSGLRIWNSNHVKFYNNVIDSFYHWSAGGPGIQIEKSAGIMDDIEIYDNTISNTYGPGIWLFNYDTSATKNQGKNVHIYHNVFYGTGTNPSITWVGGILGSGFHDTLIENNVFDGVYHAAIVSMSPDGFFSNYKSKYTTIVRNNIIVNTQKRTKSPSGTGYGIMNYLSETHSFVLENNCLYKNSAGKYKGCTSKSDIYLNPLFVSQKYHDYHLQSVAGHWNGKKWVKDKVSSPCIDSGCASSDYSKEPENNGNRINIGRYGNTIYASLSSSSQVKTVQSSLINSISGATNETDEDLNFTAEVFDVDKDNFTYSEDLSVDTQGPVIDSIPETTVNIGETLNFTVKASDVNGDNLIFSASALPAGASFDEAGVFSWTPSDGQEGLYTIAFEVRDGIFNDSEVAIISVVEEASLNLSNVYDNYLYEVSPEGFCLNNLSLGLEE comes from the coding sequence ATGCTAAAAAGAGAATTAGGGATCTTTTTCTTTGTAAGTTGCCTTATTCTTGCAAGCGTTCCTACCGCTTTATGCTTAAGTCCTGCACCAACTGTTTATGTTGCGGGAGATGGGAGTGGGGATTTTAACTGCGATGGAAAAAATGATCATGTACAGATAAATCAGGCCCTTAAATTTGTGGCAGGTAACTCTAAATACACCACTGTCCACCTCAAGGGTCCTTTTACCTATGTTATTGACGATACTCTTCTCATCGGCAGCAATACTATTCTTGAAGGGGATTCAAACGCTGTTATCAAACTGGTGAACAATGCAGGTTGGGCTACAATGAAACCCATGATCAAGCAGATGAGCAGTTCCGGAAATAGCAACATTGTAATAAGAGGGTTCGAAATTGATGGAAACCATGACGGTAATCCCAAAGTTTCTAAGGGTAAAGGGTACTATAATATGATTTACTTTACTAACTGTAATAACATAAAAGTATACAACATGTATATGCACGATGGGCTTGGAGACGGACTGAGGATAAAATACGGAAAAAATATTAAATTTTACAAAAACAGGATATACAAGCTCGGACACGACGGTTTGTTTGCAATTCAGTGTAAGAACATAAAGGCCTGGAAAAACAGGATAACCTGCAGGACTAATAGCGGTCTTAGAATCTGGAACTCAAACCATGTAAAATTCTACAATAATGTAATCGATTCTTTCTATCACTGGAGTGCAGGTGGGCCAGGGATTCAGATCGAAAAGTCTGCAGGTATTATGGATGATATAGAGATCTATGATAATACTATATCTAACACATATGGTCCTGGAATCTGGCTTTTCAACTATGATACCTCTGCTACCAAAAACCAAGGAAAAAATGTCCACATTTACCATAATGTCTTCTACGGCACAGGTACCAATCCTAGCATTACCTGGGTTGGAGGTATCTTAGGAAGTGGATTCCATGATACTCTAATTGAAAATAATGTTTTTGACGGCGTATACCATGCTGCCATTGTCAGCATGAGTCCTGATGGTTTTTTTTCAAATTATAAGTCAAAATACACGACAATTGTCCGCAACAATATAATTGTAAATACCCAGAAGCGTACAAAGTCCCCTAGTGGGACAGGATATGGAATTATGAATTATCTGTCTGAAACGCATTCCTTTGTTCTGGAAAATAACTGCCTTTACAAAAACTCAGCAGGTAAATACAAAGGCTGCACTTCGAAATCTGACATCTACTTAAACCCATTATTTGTGAGCCAGAAATACCATGATTATCATCTCCAGTCAGTTGCAGGTCACTGGAATGGCAAAAAATGGGTTAAGGATAAAGTTAGTTCTCCCTGTATTGATTCCGGATGTGCCTCTTCGGATTATTCTAAAGAACCTGAAAATAATGGAAACCGGATCAACATAGGAAGATATGGAAATACAATCTATGCTTCACTGTCGTCGAGTTCACAAGTAAAGACTGTGCAGTCTTCGTTAATAAACTCTATCTCTGGAGCTACAAATGAGACTGATGAGGATCTTAACTTTACGGCGGAAGTTTTTGACGTGGACAAAGATAATTTCACATACTCTGAAGATCTTTCTGTCGACACACAGGGTCCGGTTATCGATTCAATCCCCGAAACTACAGTTAATATTGGAGAAACTTTGAACTTTACAGTGAAAGCTTCTGATGTGAATGGAGATAACCTTATCTTTTCGGCATCTGCTCTTCCTGCAGGCGCAAGTTTTGACGAAGCAGGGGTTTTTAGCTGGACGCCTTCCGACGGACAGGAAGGACTATACACTATAGCTTTTGAGGTAAGAGATGGCATTTTCAACGATTCTGAAGTTGCAATAATAAGTGTGGTTGAAGAAGCCTCTTTGAACCTTTCTAACGTGTACGACAACTACCTTTACGAAGTATCTCCTGAAGGTTTTTGTTTGAACAATTTATCTCTCGGATTGGAGGAATGA
- a CDS encoding midas domain-containing protein, which yields MNSNGKSIAKIMGSILFILMISTSITAGASSCDNSVKSAIDCEQANCSFANCSLTNCSLVNCSFVNCSSTNCSSDLCGCVPIVDGKQNKDCNKECTSCSYESVTDCEQANCSLANCSLTNCSLANCSFVNCSSTNCSSDLCGCTSIEKTCNKAVDTSTETSTEDKTCGNAAETSTEDKTCDNAAETSTEDKTCDNAAETSTEGKTCDNAADTSTEDKTCGNAAETSTEDKTCDNAADTSTEDKTCDNAAETSTETSTEDKTCGNAAETSTEDKTCDNAADTSTEDKTCNKAVDTSTETSTEDKTCDNAADTSTEDKTCGNAAETSTEDKTCDNAADTSTEEQTCNKAVDTSTEDKTCDNAADTSTEDKTCNKAVDTSTETSTEDKTCGNAAETSTEDKTCDNAAETSTEDKTCGNAAETSTEDKTCDNAADTSTEDKTCDNAADTSTETSTEDKTCDNAADTSTETSTEDKTCDNAAETSTEGKTCDNAAETSTEDKTCDNAAETSTEDKTCDNAAETSTEEQTCNKAVDTSTETSTEEQTCNKVVDTSTETSTEDKTCNKVVDTSTETSTEDKTCDNAADTSTEDKTCDNAADTSTEDKTCDNAADTSTENSTEECK from the coding sequence ATGAATTCTAATGGCAAATCAATTGCAAAAATTATGGGATCTATTTTGTTTATATTAATGATCTCAACTTCAATTACCGCAGGAGCATCTTCCTGTGATAATTCTGTAAAGTCTGCAATAGACTGTGAGCAAGCAAATTGTAGCTTCGCAAATTGTAGCTTAACAAATTGCAGCTTAGTAAATTGTAGCTTCGTAAATTGTAGCTCAACAAATTGTAGCTCTGACTTATGTGGCTGCGTTCCTATTGTAGATGGAAAACAGAACAAAGATTGTAACAAGGAATGTACATCTTGTAGTTACGAGTCCGTTACAGACTGTGAGCAAGCAAATTGTAGTTTAGCAAATTGTAGCTTAACAAATTGTAGCTTAGCAAATTGCAGCTTCGTAAATTGTAGCTCAACAAATTGTAGCTCTGACTTATGTGGCTGCACTTCTATTGAAAAAACATGTAACAAAGCTGTAGATACCTCAACAGAAACTTCAACAGAAGACAAAACATGTGGCAATGCTGCAGAAACTTCAACAGAAGACAAAACATGTGACAATGCTGCAGAAACTTCAACAGAAGACAAAACATGTGACAATGCTGCAGAAACTTCAACAGAAGGCAAAACATGTGACAATGCTGCAGATACCTCAACAGAAGACAAAACATGTGGCAATGCTGCAGAAACTTCAACAGAAGACAAAACATGTGACAATGCTGCAGATACCTCAACAGAAGACAAAACATGTGACAATGCTGCAGAAACTTCAACAGAAACTTCAACAGAAGACAAAACATGTGGCAATGCTGCAGAAACTTCAACAGAAGACAAAACATGTGACAATGCTGCAGATACCTCAACAGAAGACAAAACATGTAACAAAGCTGTAGATACCTCAACAGAAACTTCAACAGAAGACAAAACATGTGACAATGCTGCAGATACCTCAACAGAAGACAAAACATGTGGCAATGCTGCAGAAACTTCAACAGAAGACAAAACATGTGACAATGCTGCAGATACCTCAACAGAAGAACAGACATGTAACAAAGCTGTAGATACCTCAACAGAAGACAAAACATGTGACAATGCTGCAGATACCTCAACAGAAGACAAAACATGTAACAAAGCTGTAGATACCTCAACAGAAACTTCAACAGAAGACAAAACATGTGGCAATGCTGCAGAAACTTCAACAGAAGACAAAACATGTGACAATGCTGCAGAAACTTCAACAGAAGACAAAACATGTGGCAATGCTGCAGAAACTTCAACAGAAGACAAAACATGTGACAATGCTGCAGATACCTCAACAGAAGACAAAACATGTGACAATGCTGCAGATACCTCAACAGAAACTTCAACAGAAGACAAAACATGTGACAATGCTGCAGATACCTCAACAGAAACTTCAACAGAAGACAAAACATGTGACAATGCTGCAGAAACTTCAACAGAAGGCAAAACATGTGACAATGCTGCAGAAACTTCAACAGAAGACAAAACATGTGACAATGCTGCAGAAACTTCAACAGAAGACAAAACATGTGACAATGCTGCAGAAACTTCAACAGAAGAACAGACATGTAACAAAGCTGTAGATACCTCAACAGAAACTTCAACAGAAGAACAGACATGTAACAAAGTTGTAGATACCTCAACAGAAACTTCAACAGAAGACAAAACATGTAACAAAGTTGTAGATACCTCAACAGAAACTTCAACAGAAGACAAAACATGTGACAATGCTGCAGATACCTCAACAGAAGACAAAACATGTGACAATGCTGCAGATACCTCAACAGAAGACAAAACATGTGACAATGCTGCAGATACCTCAACAGAAAATTCAACAGAAGAATGTAAATAA
- a CDS encoding cobyrinate a,c-diamide synthase — translation MTKGILIAGTHSGVGKTTVSMGIMAALKHRQLKVQPYKVGPDYIDPSHHTAICGRPSRNLDTYIMGTDGVGQTVARTSADADIVVVEGVMGLFDGIDSTEIASSAHIAKTLNLPVILVINVHGMSRSTAALLKGYSEFDPEVKVVGVILNQVGSPRHAELVRNSLSGNIPIVGMIPRKKDIEVPSRHLGLYMAHEKDYNTEEMAAFIEENVDLDAVIELAEPISVPDIRQIQKSEADLRIGVARDPAFCFYYQDMFDAFRDYGAEVEFFSPMAGELPDVDGIYFGGGYPELYAEVLEKSETTRKLKGLAADGLPIYAECGGLLYLCGTYEIDNRTYKLADVVPANTRMTNRLKALGYTEARPLDKNFSSHNIRGHEFHYSITECDRDAKFAYEMLRGKGIQDGFDGIIEHNTLAGYMHSHPATFPVEKFVEKCRKYRRK, via the coding sequence ATGACAAAAGGAATACTTATTGCAGGAACCCATAGTGGGGTCGGAAAAACGACAGTCTCCATGGGTATCATGGCTGCCCTTAAACACAGGCAGCTAAAGGTTCAGCCTTACAAGGTAGGGCCGGACTATATCGATCCTTCTCATCACACTGCAATTTGCGGGCGCCCTTCAAGAAACCTGGACACATACATAATGGGCACTGACGGAGTCGGGCAAACTGTGGCGCGGACTTCTGCAGATGCGGATATTGTGGTAGTAGAAGGAGTTATGGGACTCTTTGATGGAATTGATTCTACGGAAATTGCAAGTTCCGCGCATATTGCAAAAACCCTTAACCTACCGGTAATTCTGGTAATCAATGTGCATGGTATGTCCAGGAGTACCGCTGCTCTTCTTAAGGGGTATTCTGAGTTCGATCCTGAAGTAAAGGTTGTGGGCGTTATCCTGAATCAGGTAGGCAGCCCAAGGCATGCGGAACTCGTAAGAAATTCACTTTCGGGTAACATTCCTATTGTAGGTATGATCCCAAGAAAGAAAGATATCGAGGTTCCCTCCAGACATCTCGGGCTGTACATGGCCCATGAAAAGGACTACAATACTGAGGAAATGGCGGCTTTTATTGAAGAAAATGTTGACCTTGATGCAGTGATCGAACTTGCTGAGCCTATTTCTGTTCCGGATATCAGACAGATCCAGAAATCCGAAGCAGACCTCAGGATAGGAGTTGCCAGGGACCCTGCTTTTTGCTTTTATTACCAGGATATGTTCGATGCCTTTAGGGATTATGGAGCTGAAGTCGAATTTTTCAGCCCAATGGCAGGAGAGCTTCCAGATGTGGATGGGATTTACTTTGGAGGCGGCTACCCTGAACTTTACGCAGAAGTCCTTGAGAAGTCAGAAACTACCAGAAAACTTAAAGGCCTTGCAGCTGACGGTTTGCCTATCTATGCAGAATGCGGTGGCCTTCTTTACCTCTGCGGGACATATGAAATCGATAACAGAACATATAAACTTGCAGATGTCGTGCCTGCAAACACACGTATGACAAACCGGCTTAAAGCCCTTGGGTATACTGAAGCTCGCCCTCTGGACAAAAACTTCTCTTCTCATAATATAAGAGGCCATGAATTCCATTACTCTATTACTGAATGCGATCGCGATGCAAAGTTTGCATACGAAATGCTGCGCGGAAAAGGTATACAGGATGGTTTTGATGGCATTATAGAGCACAACACCCTGGCAGGCTATATGCATTCTCACCCTGCTACCTTCCCGGTAGAAAAATTTGTGGAAAAATGCAGGAAATACCGAAGAAAGTAA
- a CDS encoding glyoxalase/bleomycin resistance/dioxygenase family protein codes for MRFICPLIVVNNIETSRSFYENVLNQKVQCDFGENVSFEGCFAIHLKSHFSDLININKNDIVQKSNNSELYFEEDDLDNFLQKLKGIDSIEYVHELKEQPWGQRVIRFYDPDMHIVEVGEPMESVVKRFLSKGLSIEETIKRTLMPEEFVRQCL; via the coding sequence ATGAGATTTATATGCCCACTTATTGTTGTGAATAATATAGAGACTTCCAGAAGCTTTTACGAAAACGTCCTTAATCAAAAGGTACAGTGCGATTTCGGTGAGAATGTATCATTTGAAGGCTGCTTTGCTATACACTTGAAATCACATTTTTCAGATTTGATAAATATAAACAAAAATGATATTGTTCAAAAATCAAATAATTCTGAACTGTATTTTGAAGAAGACGATCTGGATAATTTCCTTCAAAAGCTAAAAGGTATTGACTCCATCGAATATGTGCATGAACTAAAAGAGCAGCCATGGGGTCAGCGAGTTATCAGATTTTATGATCCTGATATGCACATTGTCGAGGTTGGCGAACCTATGGAAAGCGTAGTAAAAAGGTTCTTGAGTAAAGGCTTATCAATTGAAGAAACCATAAAACGCACTCTAATGCCAGAGGAATTTGTCAGACAATGTTTGTAG